The following are encoded together in the Deltaproteobacteria bacterium genome:
- a CDS encoding ATPase has product MTVRKSIHVKRPVERTFRLFTEEIGKWWPLKEGFSFGGARAAEIFLEGREGGRFFERFADGEEFDVGVVTTYAPPARIVFTWKATEWDAATEVEVRFSPEHGGTRVDLEHRGWERAGARARDQRDRFNGGWNRVLACFGTYGEQR; this is encoded by the coding sequence ATGACGGTCAGGAAGTCGATCCACGTGAAGCGCCCGGTCGAGCGGACGTTCCGGCTCTTCACCGAGGAGATTGGTAAGTGGTGGCCCCTGAAGGAGGGCTTCTCCTTTGGCGGCGCACGGGCGGCCGAGATCTTCCTCGAGGGACGCGAGGGCGGACGCTTCTTCGAGCGCTTCGCGGACGGAGAAGAATTCGATGTGGGCGTGGTGACGACGTACGCGCCGCCCGCGCGCATCGTGTTCACCTGGAAGGCCACGGAGTGGGACGCAGCGACCGAGGTCGAGGTCCGCTTCTCGCCCGAGCACGGTGGCACACGGGTGGACCTGGAACACCGGGGCTGGGAGCGGGCGGGAGCACGGGCACGAGACCAGCGGGACCGCTTCAACGGCGGCTGGAACCGGGTGCTG